One part of the Mangrovibacillus cuniculi genome encodes these proteins:
- the menD gene encoding 2-succinyl-5-enolpyruvyl-6-hydroxy-3-cyclohexene-1-carboxylic-acid synthase, with product MKNPILTTYVESFTNGLIQAGLTDIVVSPGSRSTPLAYWFAEHPKLKIHIQVDERSAGFFALGLAKTKGRAVALLCTSGTAAANYFPAIVEANISRVPLVVLTADRPHELRDVGAPQSIQQVNLFGNHVKWATDLPIADGREETNNIALFTASRAMNTSQVSPAGAVHVNIPFREPLIPDLEYVTNNIPIVRDFADTSIQLTSLDQSLQEALEDNSKGIFVCGEKNYSDAEIELLLACAEKFHFAIVADPLSNLRFVKCLKPYIVDRYDWFLRDGRSLEHLQVDCIIRFGAMPVSKVLTQFIQKSTAMYITVDEGQEYRDPTLSTSFVHASMESFLKELLKLEGKANESNPWLIWNEVIHSDIPNEEWSERKIYTFLNETLPNASHVFVGNSMPIREVDLFFSKNGSEKLVFANRGANGIDGVVSSAVGMATCVNPSYLLIGDLSFYHDMNGLLYAKQQQTPLTIIVINNDGGGIFSYLPQGKMEQHYETLFGTPTGIKFKHTAAMYGIPYVKVENYQELEKEIVPIDGPKIVEIVVDRENHVAQHRELWKYVSREIDYLLSDDEC from the coding sequence ATGAAAAATCCAATATTGACCACATATGTGGAATCTTTTACGAACGGACTTATACAAGCAGGACTAACCGATATAGTGGTTAGTCCTGGTTCTCGTTCTACTCCTTTAGCCTACTGGTTCGCTGAACATCCAAAGCTGAAGATACATATTCAAGTTGATGAGAGATCAGCTGGATTCTTCGCATTAGGATTAGCCAAAACAAAAGGAAGAGCAGTTGCGCTACTTTGTACTTCGGGAACTGCAGCAGCAAATTACTTTCCAGCTATTGTGGAAGCTAACATTAGTCGAGTTCCTCTGGTGGTCTTAACTGCTGATCGTCCTCATGAATTACGAGATGTAGGTGCACCTCAATCCATTCAACAAGTTAACTTGTTTGGTAATCATGTGAAATGGGCTACCGATTTACCTATAGCAGATGGGAGAGAAGAAACCAATAACATAGCATTGTTTACTGCATCTCGAGCGATGAACACGTCACAGGTTAGTCCGGCTGGTGCTGTTCATGTGAATATTCCATTTAGAGAACCCCTAATCCCTGATTTGGAGTATGTAACAAACAATATTCCTATAGTGAGAGATTTTGCAGATACTTCTATTCAATTGACTAGTTTAGACCAATCTTTACAAGAAGCATTGGAAGATAACAGCAAAGGTATTTTTGTGTGTGGAGAAAAAAATTACTCTGATGCAGAAATAGAATTACTTCTAGCATGTGCGGAAAAGTTTCATTTTGCAATTGTTGCAGATCCACTTTCTAACCTACGTTTTGTAAAGTGTCTAAAACCATATATAGTGGATCGCTATGACTGGTTTTTACGAGATGGTAGATCATTAGAACATTTACAAGTAGACTGCATTATTCGTTTTGGGGCTATGCCGGTTTCAAAGGTTTTAACACAATTTATCCAAAAAAGTACCGCTATGTACATCACGGTAGATGAAGGGCAAGAATACAGAGATCCAACTCTATCTACAAGTTTTGTACATGCATCTATGGAGAGTTTCCTTAAGGAGCTTTTAAAATTAGAAGGAAAAGCAAATGAGTCAAACCCTTGGTTAATATGGAACGAAGTAATTCATAGTGACATTCCTAATGAGGAATGGTCTGAAAGGAAGATCTATACTTTCTTAAATGAAACACTTCCTAACGCGTCGCATGTTTTTGTAGGTAACTCCATGCCAATTCGAGAAGTTGATTTGTTTTTCTCTAAAAATGGTAGTGAGAAACTCGTATTTGCTAATAGAGGAGCTAATGGAATAGATGGCGTTGTTTCTTCAGCAGTTGGTATGGCTACTTGCGTAAATCCAAGTTACCTTTTAATTGGAGATCTATCTTTCTACCATGATATGAATGGTTTATTATATGCCAAACAGCAACAAACACCTTTAACCATTATCGTTATCAACAACGATGGAGGTGGTATTTTCTCCTACTTACCTCAAGGAAAGATGGAGCAACATTATGAGACTCTGTTTGGAACTCCAACGGGTATTAAATTTAAACATACGGCTGCTATGTATGGGATTCCTTATGTGAAAGTGGAAAACTATCAAGAACTAGAAAAAGAAATTGTCCCAATAGATGGACCGAAAATTGTTGAAATTGTTGTGGATAGAGAAAATCATGTCGCACAACACCGAGAATTGTGGAAATATGTTTCCCGGGAAATTGATTATTTGTTGAGTGATGACGAATGTTGA
- a CDS encoding glycogen/starch/alpha-glucan phosphorylase — protein sequence MFSNKDEFKLAFLERLERMHGKSFDQTSKQDQFQTLGTMVRESISGQWIQTNEQYRMNQEKQVYYLSIEFLLGRLLKQNLMNLGCLDIVEDGLKDLGIHIEDIDDMEDDAGLGNGGLGRLAACFLDSLASLAYPGHGMGIRYRHGLFEQRIVDGFQVELPEQWLKTGYVWEVRKSDLACNVPFWGTVEVKLEMGKETYRHVDAEYVSAVPHDMPVVGAGNETINTLRLWNAEPTTLRIPGNVLKYKRETEQITEFLYPDDTHDEGKILRLKQQYFLVSASLQTIIKQFLTQHKDIKLLPRYVHIQINDTHPSLAVPELMRLLLDEHSLSWEEAYQITQTTLSYTNHTTLSEALEKWPEDLFQRLLPRIYMIVKECNERFCQELWEKYPGDWSRIERMAIIAHNQIKMAHLAIYGSYRVNGVARLHTEILKHREMREFYEWRPEKFCNQTNGITHRRWLLKANPSLTKLLTEKIGKDFIKEPSALEKLHHFRNDSGVLQSLYDIKKNNKISLSNFYFKTTGQLINPDSIYDVQIKRLHAYKRQLLNVFHIFYLYQQLEENKSLTITPRTFIFGAKASPGYYFAKKVIKLIHSLQRKIQANPRIREMISIVFMENYRVSLAERIIPAADVSEQISTASKEASGTGNMKLMMNGALTIGTLDGANVEIAERVGPENIYLFGLTSEEVMRYDQEGGYVSTDYYHHDSRIKNVMEALQSDFFGHEREQFDMIVDALMSHNDQYFVLRDFSSYVDTQKRLADDFQKDSLQWQQKCLVNIAESGYFSSDRTIDSYANEIWGLTREVRV from the coding sequence ATGTTTTCTAATAAAGATGAGTTTAAACTAGCATTTTTAGAAAGACTTGAACGTATGCACGGAAAAAGTTTCGATCAAACTTCCAAACAAGATCAATTCCAGACTCTCGGCACCATGGTCCGAGAGTCTATTAGTGGTCAGTGGATTCAAACAAATGAGCAATACCGTATGAATCAAGAAAAGCAAGTTTATTACCTTTCCATTGAATTTTTATTAGGAAGGTTGTTAAAGCAGAATTTAATGAACCTAGGTTGTTTGGATATCGTAGAAGATGGATTAAAAGACTTAGGTATCCACATAGAAGATATTGATGATATGGAAGATGATGCTGGGCTTGGTAATGGTGGGTTAGGAAGATTAGCAGCTTGCTTCTTAGATTCTTTAGCATCTTTAGCGTATCCAGGACACGGTATGGGAATTAGGTATAGACACGGTTTATTTGAACAACGAATTGTAGATGGCTTTCAAGTCGAATTACCCGAACAATGGTTGAAAACGGGCTATGTTTGGGAAGTGAGAAAGTCAGATTTAGCGTGTAACGTCCCATTTTGGGGAACTGTTGAAGTAAAGTTGGAGATGGGAAAAGAAACTTATCGCCATGTGGATGCTGAGTACGTAAGTGCAGTTCCTCACGATATGCCAGTTGTAGGAGCTGGAAACGAAACAATTAATACATTAAGATTATGGAATGCTGAACCTACTACCCTTCGAATTCCAGGGAACGTTTTAAAATACAAAAGAGAAACAGAGCAAATTACCGAATTTTTATACCCCGACGATACGCATGATGAAGGAAAGATCTTACGATTAAAGCAACAATACTTTCTAGTCTCTGCTAGTCTACAAACCATCATTAAGCAATTTTTAACACAACATAAAGATATAAAATTACTACCTCGTTATGTTCATATCCAGATAAATGATACACACCCGTCACTTGCTGTTCCTGAGTTAATGAGATTGTTATTAGATGAGCACTCTTTATCTTGGGAAGAAGCTTATCAAATAACTCAGACAACGCTATCCTATACGAACCATACAACTCTATCTGAAGCCCTAGAAAAATGGCCTGAAGATTTATTTCAGAGGCTATTGCCGAGAATCTATATGATTGTGAAGGAATGCAATGAACGTTTTTGTCAAGAACTTTGGGAGAAGTATCCAGGAGATTGGTCTAGAATTGAAAGAATGGCAATTATTGCGCATAATCAAATTAAAATGGCACACTTAGCTATTTATGGAAGTTATCGAGTGAACGGAGTAGCACGACTCCACACAGAGATTCTTAAACATCGAGAAATGCGAGAGTTCTACGAATGGAGACCAGAAAAGTTTTGTAATCAAACAAATGGCATTACACACCGTAGATGGTTACTAAAAGCGAATCCTTCCTTAACCAAGTTACTGACAGAAAAAATTGGGAAAGACTTCATTAAAGAACCATCTGCCTTAGAAAAATTACATCATTTTAGAAATGATTCTGGGGTATTACAGTCACTATATGACATAAAAAAGAACAACAAAATTTCCCTTTCTAATTTCTATTTCAAAACAACAGGTCAATTGATCAATCCTGATTCCATTTATGACGTGCAAATTAAAAGATTACATGCTTATAAAAGACAATTGTTAAATGTCTTCCATATTTTTTATTTGTATCAACAGTTGGAAGAAAATAAAAGTTTAACGATTACTCCAAGGACATTTATCTTTGGTGCAAAAGCTTCTCCAGGTTATTATTTTGCGAAGAAAGTAATTAAACTTATTCACTCATTACAAAGGAAAATACAAGCGAATCCAAGAATTCGAGAGATGATCTCCATTGTGTTTATGGAGAATTACCGTGTTAGTTTAGCAGAAAGAATTATACCTGCTGCTGATGTTAGTGAACAGATCTCCACTGCTAGTAAAGAAGCTTCTGGTACTGGTAACATGAAGTTGATGATGAATGGTGCCTTAACCATTGGTACGCTAGATGGGGCTAATGTGGAGATTGCTGAAAGAGTGGGACCGGAGAATATTTATCTTTTTGGTTTAACGTCAGAAGAGGTTATGCGTTACGATCAGGAAGGTGGGTATGTATCTACTGATTATTATCATCATGACAGTCGAATCAAAAATGTGATGGAAGCACTCCAATCTGACTTTTTTGGTCACGAGAGAGAGCAATTTGATATGATTGTTGATGCTTTGATGTCGCATAATGATCAATATTTTGTTTTACGAGATTTTTCTTCCTATGTTGACACCCAAAAGCGATTAGCAGATGATTTTCAAAAAGACTCGCTTCAATGGCAGCAAAAATGCCTGGTAAATATTGCGGAGTCAGGATACTTTTCTTCTGATCGAACAATTGATTCTTATGCAAATGAAATCTGGGGATTAACAAGAGAGGTAAGGGTATAA
- a CDS encoding 1,4-dihydroxy-2-naphthoate polyprenyltransferase — MTVVQAKIEADKGWRIWWQLTRPHTLTAAFVPVSLGTALAYLEGSINWFVFISMLVASMLIQAATNMFNEYFDFKRGLDHEGSVGIGGAIVRNGVKPKTVLNLAFSFFGIATLLGLYICIQSSWWVAVIGVICMLAGYYYTGGPIPIAYTPFGEIVAGFFMGTVIIVLSFFIQTGNVSTEAFIISIPIAILVGNILLANNIRDLDGDKENGRKTLAILVGRTNAIRVLAAFFGLAYASLIFFILFNSFSLWVLLPLASIPIAVKATKGFIGKSVPLEMYPAMKATAQTNTIFGLLLTIALLLQAFL, encoded by the coding sequence ATGACAGTAGTACAAGCAAAAATTGAAGCCGATAAAGGCTGGCGTATATGGTGGCAATTAACTAGACCTCACACATTAACTGCTGCTTTTGTTCCTGTAAGTTTAGGAACAGCGTTAGCATACTTGGAAGGATCCATAAATTGGTTTGTATTTATCAGTATGTTAGTGGCTTCTATGCTTATTCAAGCTGCCACAAATATGTTTAATGAATACTTTGACTTTAAACGTGGTCTTGATCACGAAGGATCTGTTGGCATAGGTGGTGCCATTGTGCGTAATGGCGTAAAACCAAAAACTGTATTAAACCTTGCATTTTCCTTTTTTGGGATAGCAACCTTACTTGGTCTCTACATTTGTATCCAATCAAGTTGGTGGGTAGCTGTAATTGGCGTTATATGCATGTTAGCGGGTTACTACTATACTGGTGGACCTATCCCTATAGCCTATACTCCATTTGGTGAAATTGTAGCTGGATTTTTCATGGGAACAGTAATAATTGTTTTATCTTTCTTTATCCAAACTGGCAATGTTTCAACAGAGGCTTTTATTATCTCTATTCCAATAGCGATATTAGTGGGAAACATTCTACTTGCTAATAACATTAGAGACTTAGACGGTGACAAGGAAAACGGTCGTAAAACGTTGGCGATTTTAGTAGGTCGAACAAATGCCATCCGTGTGTTAGCAGCTTTCTTTGGCTTAGCTTATGCGAGTTTGATCTTTTTCATCTTATTTAATTCCTTCTCATTATGGGTATTGTTACCACTTGCGAGCATCCCTATTGCTGTAAAGGCAACAAAAGGGTTTATTGGTAAGAGTGTACCCTTGGAAATGTATCCAGCAATGAAGGCGACAGCTCAAACAAATACGATTTTTGGTCTTTTACTAACCATCGCACTTTTACTTCAAGCCTTTTTGTAA
- a CDS encoding glucose-1-phosphate adenylyltransferase — translation MINGKCIAMLLAGGKGSRLSALTAQLAKPAVPFGGKYRIIDFPLSNCINSGITTVGVLTQYQPLLLNSYIGIGSAWDLDRRNGGVSVLPPYAEMSEVKWYTGTASAIYQNMNYMKQHDPDYVLILSGDHIYKMDYEKMLEYHIEKQSDVTISVIEVPWDEASRFGIMNTTDDYAISEFEEKPAAPKNNLASMGIYIFNWSTLKHFLEMDERNPDSSHDFGKDIIPLLLDEKKRVYAYPFKGYWKDVGTVKSLWEANMDLLNSENELDLFDHDWRIYSVNPNQPPQLLSEDASVQNSFINEGCMVEGDIQNSVLFHRVQVKKGASLQQVVAMPNAVVGEGCTIERAILAEGVVIPPMMTIIPSVTDDDVLLITQEWIEEKDKSLQEAGDVQ, via the coding sequence ATGATTAATGGAAAGTGTATAGCAATGTTATTAGCAGGAGGAAAAGGAAGTAGACTTAGTGCACTTACAGCTCAACTGGCAAAACCAGCCGTCCCTTTCGGAGGAAAGTACCGTATTATTGATTTTCCATTAAGTAATTGCATTAACTCAGGTATTACAACCGTAGGAGTATTAACCCAATATCAACCCCTATTATTAAATTCCTACATTGGTATCGGAAGTGCTTGGGATTTAGATAGAAGAAATGGCGGTGTTTCTGTACTACCACCTTATGCAGAAATGTCAGAAGTTAAGTGGTATACAGGTACAGCTAGTGCTATCTATCAAAATATGAATTATATGAAACAACATGACCCTGATTATGTTTTGATTCTATCTGGAGATCACATATATAAGATGGACTATGAAAAGATGTTAGAGTATCACATTGAAAAACAATCAGACGTAACTATTTCTGTAATTGAAGTTCCTTGGGATGAAGCTAGTCGTTTTGGCATTATGAATACGACAGATGACTATGCAATTAGTGAATTTGAGGAAAAACCAGCTGCACCTAAAAATAACCTAGCATCTATGGGGATTTATATCTTTAATTGGTCTACTTTAAAACATTTCTTAGAGATGGATGAAAGAAATCCAGATTCTTCTCACGATTTTGGAAAAGACATTATACCTCTTCTATTAGATGAAAAGAAACGAGTATATGCATATCCTTTTAAAGGATATTGGAAAGATGTTGGAACAGTTAAAAGTCTTTGGGAAGCAAATATGGATTTGTTGAACAGTGAAAACGAATTAGATTTATTTGATCATGATTGGAGAATCTATTCAGTTAACCCTAATCAACCTCCACAGTTACTATCAGAAGATGCTTCGGTACAGAACTCTTTTATCAATGAAGGGTGTATGGTAGAAGGAGATATCCAAAATTCAGTTCTATTCCATAGGGTGCAAGTGAAAAAGGGAGCTTCTCTTCAACAGGTAGTGGCCATGCCAAATGCTGTGGTAGGAGAAGGGTGTACAATTGAGAGAGCAATATTAGCTGAAGGCGTAGTCATTCCGCCTATGATGACGATTATTCCATCAGTTACAGATGATGATGTGCTGCTTATTACACAAGAGTGGATTGAAGAAAAAGATAAAAGTTTACAAGAAGCGGGGGATGTACAATGA
- the glgA gene encoding glycogen synthase GlgA, with protein MNILFIVGECAPFIKSGGLADVAGSLPKSLNEIGHDVRVVMPKYADIHEKYTKEMKLLTNFKVSLGWRNAYCGVEMLVHDGVTYYFIDNEQYFNREGLYGYDDDGERFSFFNRAVLDMLSKISYKPEVLHCHDWHTGMIPFLYRTEYQYYAGMGQMKTVYTIHNLKYQGIFPQSVMSDLLGIPDVFYHPDYLEFHGNISFMKAALVASDKITTVSPTYRDEIMHEYAGEKLEGLLRFRANDVIGIVNGIDDKEYNPADDPSIPLSYHADNWSGKVAAKTLVQETFGLPVNPSIPLVVMISRLTEQKGIDLIQHVFSELVNEKAQWIFLGSGEWHYEQWCRDMTTAYPNKVRSWIGFHEEMAHRLYAASDFFLMPSRFEPCGLGQLIAMRYGSVPIVRETGGLNDTVQSYNEKTKQGNGFSFSNYNAHDMLHTIRRAFSFYEDEERFSPIIRQAMETDVSWTHSAKQYRDLYHELITGSESHVF; from the coding sequence ATGAACATATTATTTATCGTAGGGGAATGTGCACCGTTTATTAAGTCTGGAGGACTAGCTGATGTTGCTGGTTCTCTACCTAAGTCTTTAAACGAAATTGGTCACGATGTACGCGTTGTAATGCCAAAGTACGCGGACATTCATGAAAAATATACAAAAGAGATGAAACTTCTTACCAACTTCAAAGTATCATTAGGATGGCGTAATGCTTATTGCGGAGTAGAAATGTTAGTGCACGATGGTGTAACATACTACTTTATTGATAATGAACAGTACTTTAATAGGGAAGGTTTATACGGCTACGATGATGATGGAGAAAGGTTTTCTTTCTTTAATCGAGCGGTATTAGATATGTTGTCAAAGATATCATATAAACCAGAAGTGTTGCACTGTCATGATTGGCATACGGGGATGATTCCTTTCTTATATCGAACAGAGTATCAGTATTACGCTGGTATGGGCCAAATGAAGACGGTTTACACTATTCATAATTTAAAATATCAAGGGATTTTTCCTCAAAGTGTGATGAGTGATTTGCTGGGAATACCAGATGTATTTTATCATCCAGATTATTTAGAATTTCATGGAAACATTAGTTTTATGAAAGCAGCTTTAGTAGCTTCAGATAAAATTACAACGGTAAGCCCGACATATCGTGATGAAATTATGCATGAATATGCTGGAGAGAAATTAGAAGGACTGTTACGATTTAGAGCAAACGATGTAATAGGCATCGTGAATGGCATCGATGACAAGGAATATAATCCTGCTGACGACCCATCGATTCCCCTTTCCTATCATGCAGATAATTGGTCTGGGAAAGTAGCTGCAAAGACACTTGTTCAAGAAACATTTGGATTACCTGTTAACCCGTCTATTCCCTTAGTTGTGATGATAAGTAGGTTAACTGAACAAAAAGGGATTGATTTAATACAACATGTGTTTTCCGAGTTAGTGAATGAAAAAGCACAATGGATCTTTTTAGGTAGTGGAGAATGGCACTATGAACAATGGTGTAGGGACATGACTACTGCGTATCCAAATAAGGTCCGTTCTTGGATCGGCTTCCATGAGGAAATGGCTCATAGATTATACGCTGCATCTGATTTTTTCCTTATGCCTAGCAGGTTCGAGCCATGTGGACTAGGGCAATTAATAGCGATGCGATATGGTTCGGTGCCAATTGTAAGAGAAACAGGTGGATTAAACGATACAGTTCAGTCATACAATGAGAAGACGAAACAGGGCAATGGCTTTAGTTTTAGTAATTATAACGCTCATGACATGTTGCATACCATTCGACGTGCATTTTCTTTTTATGAGGATGAAGAGCGTTTCTCCCCAATTATTCGTCAAGCTATGGAGACAGATGTTAGTTGGACACATTCAGCGAAACAATACCGTGACCTATATCATGAGCTAATAACAGGGAGTGAAAGTCATGTTTTCTAA
- a CDS encoding isochorismate synthase — protein sequence MAVQLSNLKATLLEAAQKAAKLEEGVLASHTVAIDYIKPSQFFHNGKELFLGKRFYWKNADNTKVMVGQGLAHTFQSSEPNALFSIEKEWKRLTKQVVMNDNLPEFGPTLFGGISFDEKVEPDSNWSPFSNGLFYVPQFMLSIIEDEKVFLTINLYVQGFENIDQILSKLTAQENQLLSCEEHVKNESFSTTFEEVNPSNWYAQVEEVVDRIQKGEAEKVVLARPVRADFSSAIETATVIERLTEQQTNSYIFVLEALEQCFIGATPERLIVKNREEVKSTCLAGSISRGKTDKEDAHLGNLLLNDEKNRKEHEYVVKRIQNAFVSLCDDVYVPNYPTLLKMKDIQHLYTPVIGRVALNQSILSFVQLLHPTPALGGEPVEEALSIIRQVETWDRGFYGAPIGFVDMHGDGEFAVAIRSALITDRGKRSYLFAGCGIVDSSNPQAEWEETELKLRPMKRAFSGDDLS from the coding sequence ATGGCTGTTCAACTTTCCAATTTAAAAGCAACGTTACTTGAAGCAGCACAAAAGGCAGCTAAACTAGAAGAAGGTGTTTTAGCTAGTCATACGGTTGCGATAGACTATATAAAACCTAGCCAATTCTTTCATAATGGGAAAGAATTGTTTCTAGGCAAAAGATTTTATTGGAAGAACGCAGATAATACAAAAGTAATGGTTGGACAAGGATTAGCACACACTTTCCAATCATCAGAGCCAAATGCGCTTTTCTCTATTGAAAAGGAGTGGAAGCGCTTAACTAAACAGGTAGTGATGAACGACAATCTTCCTGAATTTGGACCAACCTTATTCGGTGGTATTTCGTTTGATGAAAAGGTAGAGCCTGACAGCAATTGGTCTCCTTTTTCCAATGGACTTTTTTACGTTCCACAATTCATGTTAAGTATTATAGAAGATGAAAAAGTCTTTTTAACCATTAATTTATACGTTCAAGGTTTCGAAAATATTGATCAAATACTATCCAAGCTAACCGCTCAAGAAAATCAATTACTCTCCTGTGAAGAACATGTTAAAAACGAATCTTTTTCCACAACTTTTGAGGAAGTTAACCCAAGCAACTGGTACGCTCAGGTGGAGGAAGTAGTTGATCGTATTCAAAAAGGGGAAGCGGAGAAAGTGGTTCTTGCAAGACCAGTTAGAGCAGACTTCTCTAGTGCTATTGAGACTGCTACAGTCATCGAACGCTTAACAGAACAACAAACAAATAGTTATATCTTTGTCTTAGAAGCATTAGAACAATGTTTTATTGGTGCAACACCAGAAAGATTAATTGTAAAGAATAGGGAAGAAGTAAAATCAACTTGTTTAGCTGGAAGTATTTCTAGAGGGAAAACAGATAAAGAAGATGCACATCTTGGTAACCTTTTGTTGAATGATGAAAAAAATAGAAAAGAACATGAATATGTAGTGAAAAGAATTCAAAATGCATTTGTTTCGCTATGTGACGACGTTTATGTGCCAAACTATCCTACGCTTTTAAAGATGAAAGATATTCAGCACCTCTATACACCGGTTATTGGGAGGGTAGCTTTAAATCAATCTATTTTATCCTTTGTTCAACTTTTACATCCAACCCCTGCACTTGGTGGAGAACCTGTTGAAGAAGCTTTATCGATTATCCGACAAGTAGAGACATGGGACCGTGGATTTTACGGAGCTCCAATCGGCTTTGTCGATATGCATGGAGATGGAGAATTTGCAGTTGCAATCCGCTCAGCTCTTATTACAGATAGAGGAAAAAGGTCATACTTATTTGCAGGATGTGGGATTGTAGACTCCTCTAACCCACAAGCAGAGTGGGAAGAGACGGAACTTAAACTGAGACCAATGAAAAGAGCTTTTAGTGGAGATGACCTGTCATGA
- a CDS encoding sugar phosphate nucleotidyltransferase encodes MKGELLGVIDATTGENSLEELLTHRSLAALPFGGRYRLIDFILSSMTNSGIGSVAIFPKYQYRSLMDHLGSGKNWDLDRKRDGLFFFPSPSLELDDNKIGAFDHFALHLDYFKRSKQPYAFISNCFTVCNLSIQPILRQHQKSACDVTEIRKDGRSLDMYIVKTSLLIDLVENRQETGYTCMRDVVLDLRHDYHICPYETTNYAKRIDSIQTYYEANKELLTSTLYPQLFSDKQPIFTKVKDEPPTQYGVNAVVKNSLIANGCVIEGTVENSIIFRAVKIGKGVVVKDSIIMQKSQLLEGARVENAILDKDVKIGTNENLLGLPDDLIIIPKGATQGVVPAR; translated from the coding sequence ATGAAGGGTGAACTATTAGGAGTTATAGATGCAACAACTGGAGAAAATTCGTTAGAAGAGCTTTTAACTCATCGCTCATTGGCAGCTTTACCGTTTGGAGGCCGTTATCGTCTTATCGATTTTATTTTATCTAGTATGACCAACTCAGGTATTGGAAGTGTTGCGATCTTTCCTAAATATCAATATCGTTCTCTAATGGACCATTTAGGGTCAGGAAAGAATTGGGATTTAGATAGAAAGAGAGACGGCTTATTTTTCTTTCCTTCTCCCAGTTTAGAATTAGATGATAACAAGATTGGTGCATTTGATCATTTTGCTCTTCATTTAGATTATTTTAAACGAAGCAAACAGCCATACGCTTTTATTAGTAACTGTTTTACCGTTTGCAATTTATCCATTCAACCAATTTTAAGACAACATCAAAAGTCAGCTTGCGATGTGACGGAAATTCGTAAAGATGGTCGGTCATTAGATATGTATATCGTAAAGACTTCTCTATTAATAGACTTGGTAGAGAACCGTCAAGAAACAGGTTATACATGTATGAGAGATGTAGTATTAGATTTACGTCATGACTATCATATATGTCCATATGAAACAACTAATTATGCGAAGCGAATTGATTCCATTCAAACATACTATGAAGCAAATAAGGAGTTATTAACTTCTACTCTTTATCCTCAATTATTTTCTGATAAACAACCAATTTTTACAAAAGTAAAAGATGAACCACCTACACAATATGGAGTAAATGCAGTTGTGAAGAATTCCTTAATTGCAAATGGTTGTGTAATTGAAGGTACTGTTGAGAATTCCATTATCTTTAGAGCTGTCAAGATTGGTAAAGGCGTAGTAGTAAAAGATTCTATAATCATGCAAAAAAGCCAATTACTAGAGGGTGCTAGAGTAGAGAATGCTATTTTGGACAAAGATGTAAAAATAGGAACTAACGAAAATCTATTGGGTCTTCCTGACGATCTAATTATAATTCCTAAAGGAGCTACACAAGGAGTGGTACCAGCGAGATGA
- a CDS encoding TraR/DksA C4-type zinc finger protein, with product MLTQDQQSYLKNQLLEEKKTIEQSLHNFHDGQHDSSIIETTGELSLYDNHPGDVATELYEREKDAALEEHAEEDYEKVELALKAMEEGTYGVCKKCNEPIPYERLEIIPTTLYCVQHSPEQDVNDYRPIEEKILEAPRNGSFSHSRAEVRDTQDSFQEVARFGTSESPSDRMGDNESYSDLYREEEGFVEEVDKYGTNRLDGKREDNNN from the coding sequence ATGCTTACACAGGATCAACAATCATATCTTAAGAATCAATTATTGGAAGAAAAGAAAACAATTGAACAATCTCTTCATAATTTCCATGACGGCCAACACGATTCCTCAATTATAGAAACTACAGGGGAACTATCATTGTATGACAACCATCCTGGAGATGTTGCAACGGAACTTTATGAGCGAGAAAAAGATGCTGCCTTAGAGGAACATGCAGAAGAAGATTATGAAAAAGTGGAACTTGCACTTAAAGCTATGGAAGAAGGCACATATGGAGTGTGTAAAAAATGTAACGAACCAATTCCATACGAACGTCTAGAGATTATTCCGACAACGCTTTATTGTGTACAACATTCTCCAGAACAAGATGTAAATGATTACAGACCAATAGAAGAAAAAATATTAGAAGCTCCGAGAAATGGTTCATTTTCTCATAGTAGAGCAGAAGTAAGAGATACGCAAGATAGCTTTCAAGAAGTCGCACGTTTCGGCACTTCCGAATCTCCTTCTGACCGCATGGGAGACAATGAGTCCTATAGCGACTTGTATAGAGAAGAAGAAGGATTTGTCGAAGAAGTGGACAAATACGGTACTAATCGATTAGATGGTAAAAGAGAAGATAACAATAACTAA